In one bacterium genomic region, the following are encoded:
- a CDS encoding KamA family radical SAM protein, with protein sequence MTPSHPIRLPQLDPGEGGEYSLEPTRPPAPWQGVAPEQWTDWRWQHKHTVRTVAQLARVLPLPPPTVEALAVVADAYRLAIPPYYLSLIDPDDPDDPIRLQAVPSPLELNEAAADEMEDPLEEEEDSPVRGLTHRYPDRVLVLASQVCPMYCRFCTRKRNTMARDAEPHLQADVDAVVQYVRDHPEVHDIIVSGGDPLMLSAARLRRLIAPLAEIEHVDLIRVGTRVPVTLPQRLLDGELVDMLAAQRKVWVQTHFNHVREITRESALACRLLIEAGIPVNNQTTLLQGVNDSVEAMHALVRGLLRIKVRPYYMFHCDPVRGAGHFRTSLWKGLEIIEGLRGHVSGVAVPTYAVDGLHGAGKVPIMPNYLVSASEDSVVLRNYEGVLFRYNPQSGAPAACDSALRQGVSGLLAGQETVLAPESTPRLQRRRRRGSAGPR encoded by the coding sequence TTGACCCCTTCACATCCGATCCGCCTGCCGCAGCTCGATCCTGGTGAAGGGGGAGAGTACTCCCTTGAGCCTACTCGGCCCCCTGCCCCCTGGCAAGGTGTCGCCCCCGAGCAGTGGACTGACTGGCGCTGGCAGCACAAGCACACGGTCCGCACCGTGGCGCAACTGGCCCGCGTGTTGCCTCTGCCTCCGCCGACCGTCGAGGCCCTCGCCGTCGTGGCGGACGCCTACCGCCTGGCCATTCCCCCGTACTACCTGTCACTGATTGACCCCGACGACCCGGACGACCCCATCCGCCTGCAGGCCGTACCCTCGCCGCTGGAGCTGAACGAAGCCGCGGCCGACGAGATGGAGGACCCGCTGGAGGAGGAAGAGGACTCCCCGGTGCGGGGGCTGACGCATCGGTATCCCGACCGCGTGCTGGTGCTCGCCAGCCAGGTCTGTCCCATGTACTGCCGCTTCTGCACCCGCAAGCGCAACACGATGGCCCGCGACGCCGAGCCTCACCTGCAGGCCGATGTAGACGCCGTCGTGCAGTACGTGCGCGACCATCCCGAGGTGCATGACATCATCGTCTCCGGCGGCGACCCGCTGATGCTGTCGGCCGCCCGCCTGCGCCGCCTGATCGCCCCGCTGGCCGAGATCGAGCACGTGGACCTCATCCGCGTCGGCACGCGCGTACCCGTCACCCTCCCCCAGCGCCTGCTCGACGGCGAGTTGGTGGACATGCTCGCCGCCCAGCGCAAGGTCTGGGTGCAGACCCACTTCAACCACGTGCGCGAGATCACCCGCGAGTCCGCCCTCGCCTGCCGCCTGCTGATCGAGGCGGGTATTCCCGTGAACAACCAGACGACCCTGCTGCAGGGCGTCAATGATTCCGTCGAGGCCATGCATGCCCTCGTGCGCGGGTTGCTGCGCATCAAGGTGCGGCCCTACTACATGTTCCACTGTGACCCCGTGCGCGGCGCGGGGCACTTTCGCACCTCGCTGTGGAAGGGCCTGGAGATCATTGAGGGGCTACGCGGGCACGTCTCCGGCGTGGCGGTGCCCACCTATGCCGTGGATGGGCTGCACGGCGCCGGCAAGGTGCCGATCATGCCCAACTACCTCGTCTCCGCCTCCGAGGACTCCGTCGTGCTGCGCAACTACGAGGGCGTGCTGTTCCGCTACAACCCGCAGAGCGGGGCGCCTGCCGCCTGCGACAGTGCGCTGCGCCAGGGCGTCAGCGGGCTGCTGGCCGGGCAGGAGACGGTGCTCGCGCCCGAGAGTACGCCCCGGCTACAGCGCCGCCGCCGGCGCGGGAGCGCTGGGCCCCGGTGA